In a single window of the Paenibacillus sp. MMS20-IR301 genome:
- a CDS encoding putative DNA modification/repair radical SAM protein, with the protein MEKLEILTASAKYDVACTSSGSDRKGQAGSLGNTTAMGICHSFAADGRCISLLKVLMTNACVYDCAYCINRKSNPARRAAFTPEEIADLTMQFYRRNYIEGLFLSSGIMRNPDYTTEQLIAALELLRNVYHFNGYIHVKAIPGADDALLSRLGLLADRMSVNIELPSQASLGVLAPDKSKVSILKPMGLIKNRITENRSDIVKYNHAPRFAPAGQSTQMIVGASPDTDYQILNLTEGLYKKYSLKRVFFSAYTPVIEDSLLPSLDTKPPLLREHRLYQADWLLRFYGFQASELLDEAVPNFNPLLDPKCSWAINHREQFPVEINRAPYEMLLRVPGIGVRSAQRIIKARRAGALDFHALKKLGVVLKRAQFFIICKGKPLEGLRVSEHTLLRSLMSGQQLAPFLPQQYEQMTLFDDQYLAALPSAPATTATAATGVAGTGGLSGFELKEGAEA; encoded by the coding sequence ATGGAGAAACTTGAGATTCTGACCGCCTCAGCCAAATATGATGTAGCCTGCACTTCAAGCGGCTCAGACCGTAAAGGCCAAGCCGGAAGCCTCGGCAATACAACCGCTATGGGCATCTGCCACAGCTTCGCCGCGGACGGACGCTGTATTTCGCTGCTGAAGGTGCTCATGACTAACGCCTGTGTATATGACTGTGCCTATTGCATCAACCGCAAGTCTAACCCTGCCCGCCGGGCGGCTTTTACCCCGGAAGAGATCGCTGACCTCACCATGCAGTTCTACCGCCGTAATTATATAGAAGGACTATTCCTCAGCTCCGGGATTATGCGCAATCCGGATTATACAACCGAGCAATTAATAGCAGCGCTGGAGCTGCTGCGGAATGTGTATCATTTCAACGGCTATATTCATGTAAAAGCGATTCCCGGTGCCGACGATGCCCTGCTGTCCAGACTGGGCCTGTTGGCTGACCGCATGAGCGTCAATATCGAGCTGCCTTCACAGGCCAGTCTGGGCGTGCTCGCTCCCGATAAGAGTAAGGTCTCCATTCTAAAGCCGATGGGGCTGATTAAGAACCGGATTACCGAGAACCGCTCGGATATCGTTAAATATAATCACGCCCCCCGCTTCGCCCCCGCCGGCCAGAGCACACAGATGATTGTGGGGGCTTCGCCGGATACGGATTATCAGATTCTCAATCTGACGGAGGGCTTGTACAAGAAATACAGCCTCAAGCGGGTATTCTTCTCCGCCTATACACCTGTAATTGAGGATTCACTGCTGCCTTCCCTCGATACCAAGCCGCCGCTGCTCCGGGAGCACCGGCTCTATCAGGCCGATTGGCTGCTGCGGTTCTACGGCTTTCAGGCCAGCGAGCTGTTAGATGAAGCGGTGCCTAACTTCAATCCCCTGCTCGACCCGAAATGCAGCTGGGCCATTAACCACCGGGAACAGTTCCCGGTAGAGATTAACCGCGCACCGTACGAAATGCTGCTGCGCGTGCCGGGGATCGGCGTGCGCAGCGCACAGCGGATCATTAAGGCCCGCCGGGCGGGGGCACTGGATTTCCATGCACTCAAGAAGCTCGGTGTCGTGCTCAAGCGCGCACAGTTCTTCATTATCTGCAAGGGCAAGCCCCTGGAAGGGCTGAGGGTCAGCGAGCATACCCTGCTTCGTTCACTGATGTCCGGCCAGCAGCTGGCCCCATTCCTGCCGCAGCAATATGAGCAGATGACTCTGTTCGACGACCAGTACTTAGCAGCTCTGCCCTCAGCACCCGCAACAACTGCCACAGCTGCAACCGGTGTTGCGGGAACAGGGGGCCTCTCCGGGTTTGAGCTCAAGGAAGGGGCGGAGGCCTGA
- a CDS encoding TIGR03915 family putative DNA repair protein, with the protein MFKPSALAYTYDGSFEGLLCCVFESYLWKETPLAVHSEGEGQGLLLEAKWIDTDQDKADRVLKSIPLRISPEAEELVRLGFWSNTPDKEMLLLHFLYLGFTHGPKVMNMLADDTVHALTKAVQQLRREGHLYLGFVRFSVYGPVMAAVIEPQGYVLPVIQDHFCDRFQGESFMIYDRTHGMALIHEPGREAIIPLSGWTAPAPDEAEEAYRRLWTGFYHAIGIKERRNDRLRSSMMPKRYWKHMTEMSGGGLAALPASTAQRKPALQQEAPGFIPSLPASLPVTGKDEMSQHKGSTP; encoded by the coding sequence ATGTTCAAGCCGTCGGCACTGGCCTATACCTATGACGGCAGCTTCGAGGGGCTGCTGTGCTGTGTGTTTGAGAGTTATTTATGGAAGGAGACTCCTTTAGCTGTCCATTCAGAGGGTGAAGGCCAGGGACTGCTGCTGGAGGCAAAGTGGATTGATACCGATCAAGACAAAGCGGACAGAGTCCTTAAGTCCATTCCGCTCCGCATCAGCCCTGAGGCAGAAGAGCTGGTACGTCTTGGATTCTGGAGCAATACTCCTGATAAGGAGATGCTGCTGCTTCATTTCCTGTATCTCGGTTTCACGCATGGCCCTAAGGTGATGAATATGCTGGCTGATGACACGGTACATGCGTTAACGAAGGCTGTTCAGCAGCTCCGGCGGGAAGGCCATCTGTATCTGGGGTTCGTCCGTTTCTCCGTATACGGGCCAGTTATGGCTGCAGTCATTGAGCCGCAGGGCTACGTGCTGCCGGTCATTCAGGACCATTTCTGCGACCGGTTCCAGGGGGAGAGCTTCATGATCTATGACCGTACTCATGGGATGGCACTGATTCATGAACCCGGACGGGAAGCCATTATTCCTCTAAGCGGCTGGACAGCACCCGCGCCGGACGAAGCGGAAGAAGCCTACCGCAGGCTCTGGACCGGCTTCTATCATGCAATCGGAATCAAGGAGCGCCGCAACGACCGGCTGCGTTCCTCAATGATGCCGAAGCGCTACTGGAAACATATGACGGAGATGAGCGGAGGAGGCCTGGCCGCGCTCCCGGCCTCCACCGCACAGCGGAAGCCTGCGCTGCAGCAGGAAGCTCCGGGCTTTATTCCTTCGCTGCCAGCCTCCCTGCCTGTAACAGGGAAGGATGAGATGTCACAGCACAAAGGGAGCACCCCATAG